In a genomic window of Colius striatus isolate bColStr4 chromosome 2, bColStr4.1.hap1, whole genome shotgun sequence:
- the LYPLAL1 gene encoding lysophospholipase-like protein 1: MAAPAALQRSVVAPMGRHTASLIFLHGSGDTGQGARAWIKQILNQDMAFQHIKVIYPTAHARPYTPMKGAYSTVWFDRYKISNDCPEHIESIDSMCKRLTDLINNEIKSGIAKNRILIGGFSMGGGMAMHLAYRFHQDLAGVFALSSFLNKDSAVYQALKRNENVLPELFQCHGTADDLVLYSWGEETNKTLKSLGVSTSLHTFPDLNHELSRLEIEKLQTWIVKKLPVEAPKTNE, encoded by the exons ATGGCGGCGCCCGCAGCGTTACAGAGGAGCGTGGTGGCCCCCATGGGCAGGCACACCGCCTCCCTCATCTTTCTGCACGGCTCAG GTGATACTGGCCAAGGAGCAAGAGCATGGATAAAACAAATTTTGAACCAAGACATGGCTTTCCAACATATAAAAGTAATTTACCCAACAGCTCATGCCAG GCCGTATACACCTATGAAAGGAGCCTATTCCACTGTATGGTTTGACAGGTATAAGATCTCTAATGACTGTCCAGAACACATTGAAAGTATCGATTCTATGTGCAAGAGACTTACGGACTTGATCAACAATGAGATTAAAAGCGGCATTGCAAAGAATAGGATACTAATAG GAGgcttttcaatgggaggtggaaTGGCAATGCATCTAGCATATAGGTTTCATCAAGATCTGGCAGGAGTCTTTGCTTTGTCTAGTTTTCTCAATAAAGACTCTGCTGTTTACCAG gctttgaaaagaaatgaaaatgttcttccaGAGTTATTTCAGTGTCATGGAACTGCTGATGATCTAGTTCTCTACTCATGGGGTGAAGAGACCAACAAGACGTTAAAATCACTGGGAGTATCAACATCACTTCATACTTTTCCAGATCTTAATCATGAGCTAAGCAGACTTGAAATAGAAAAACTACAAACTTGGATTGTAAAGAAATTACCTGTTGAAGCACCGAAGACAAATGAATAA